From a region of the Mycoplasma miroungigenitalium genome:
- the rplW gene encoding 50S ribosomal protein L23, whose protein sequence is MELTQIIRKPILTEKTNLLQAQNKYTFEVDYHANKYQIKQAVEFIFQVKVTDVNTIKVDKKAKRVGRFNGFTNRYKKAIVTLAADDKIVFYPNEAEAQDEAKQAQKAAKAQEAKAADKAKEEELAAKIAAKKSTKKATTKKAATKKEA, encoded by the coding sequence ATGGAATTAACACAAATCATTCGTAAACCTATTCTTACAGAAAAAACTAACCTTCTACAAGCTCAAAATAAATACACTTTCGAAGTTGACTATCACGCAAATAAATACCAAATCAAACAAGCTGTGGAATTTATTTTCCAAGTTAAAGTAACTGACGTTAATACAATCAAAGTTGATAAAAAAGCTAAGAGAGTAGGACGTTTTAATGGTTTTACTAACCGTTATAAAAAAGCTATTGTTACATTAGCGGCAGATGACAAAATTGTTTTCTATCCTAATGAAGCAGAAGCACAAGATGAAGCTAAACAAGCTCAAAAAGCCGCTAAAGCTCAAGAAGCTAAAGCAGCAGATAAAGCTAAAGAAGAAGAATTGGCAGCTAAAATCGCAGCTAAAAAATCTACTAAAAAAGCTACAACAAAAAAAGCCGCTACTAAAAAAGAAGCGTAA
- the rpsC gene encoding 30S ribosomal protein S3, which yields MGQKVNPNGFRYGVTKAHNTTWFADKKEFGSLLVQDDKIYKFFDKLVRKYQIGQVEIKRTQSNKVTVILHVANPAKILGENGANIEALNVALHKHLKDKKLDINLQVLQIAKPELNARLAAEAIAMKLENRESFRIAQKYIINDALKARAKGIKTAVSGRLNGVDMARTEGYSRGEMKLHTLRQDVDYAQATARTTYGAIGVKVWISKGEILEGGNK from the coding sequence ATGGGACAAAAAGTTAATCCAAATGGCTTTCGTTACGGCGTAACTAAAGCACACAACACAACATGATTTGCAGATAAAAAAGAATTTGGATCATTATTAGTTCAAGACGATAAAATTTACAAATTCTTCGATAAATTAGTGCGTAAATACCAAATCGGTCAAGTGGAAATCAAGAGAACACAATCAAATAAAGTAACTGTTATTTTACATGTAGCAAACCCAGCCAAAATTTTAGGCGAAAACGGTGCTAACATTGAAGCTCTAAATGTAGCTTTACACAAACATTTAAAAGACAAGAAACTTGATATTAATTTACAAGTATTGCAAATCGCTAAACCAGAATTAAACGCTCGTTTAGCTGCAGAAGCTATTGCGATGAAACTAGAAAATCGTGAAAGCTTTAGAATTGCTCAAAAATACATTATCAACGATGCATTAAAAGCAAGAGCAAAAGGTATCAAAACAGCTGTTTCAGGCCGTCTAAACGGAGTTGATATGGCTCGTACAGAAGGATACTCTCGTGGAGAAATGAAACTACACACCTTAAGACAAGATGTTGATTACGCACAAGCAACAGCACGTACAACATACGGTGCAATTGGTGTTAAAGTTTGAATCTCTAAAGGTGAAATTTTGGAAGGAGGAAATAAATAA
- the rplV gene encoding 50S ribosomal protein L22, producing MQAKAHVKIQRISVRKANLVAALFRGKDVREALGILRNTNKKASELFIKLINSAIANATNNHGMDASKLFVKEVIVNEGPTLKRFQPHSQGRAFSIFKRTSNLSVVLEERN from the coding sequence ATGCAAGCAAAAGCACACGTAAAAATTCAACGTATTAGTGTACGTAAAGCTAATTTAGTAGCTGCCTTATTTAGAGGTAAAGACGTACGTGAAGCATTAGGTATTTTAAGAAATACAAATAAAAAAGCTTCAGAACTATTTATTAAATTAATCAATTCAGCAATTGCCAACGCAACAAACAACCACGGAATGGACGCATCAAAATTATTTGTTAAAGAAGTTATAGTTAATGAGGGACCAACATTAAAAAGATTCCAACCTCACTCACAAGGTAGAGCATTCTCAATTTTTAAACGTACATCAAATTTATCTGTAGTTTTAGAAGAAAGAAACTAG
- the rplB gene encoding 50S ribosomal protein L2: MAIKHYKPITNGRRNMSSLDYGKNLSGHAPEKSLLVILKKNAGRNNQGKITVRHQGGRVKRFYRLIDFKRNKDNIPAVVKSIEYDPNRSANISLLAYADGEKRYILTPKGLKVGQTVISGTDVDILVGNTLPLSSIPEGTLIHNIEMQPGGGGIIARSAGTSAQILGKDDDGKYVVLRLKSGETRRILARCRATIGEVGNEEHLLVDLGKAGRNRHMGVRPTVRGSVMNPVDHPHGGGEGKQPIGRKSPLTPWGKKALGVKTRKTKKSSNKLILRRRKDAK; encoded by the coding sequence ATGGCAATTAAACATTACAAGCCAATTACTAACGGTCGTCGTAATATGTCATCTCTAGACTACGGCAAAAACCTATCAGGACATGCTCCTGAAAAATCTTTACTAGTAATTTTAAAGAAAAATGCTGGTCGTAATAACCAAGGTAAAATTACTGTAAGACACCAAGGTGGCCGTGTGAAGAGATTTTATAGACTAATCGACTTCAAACGTAATAAAGATAATATTCCGGCAGTGGTTAAGTCAATTGAATATGACCCAAACCGTTCAGCTAATATTTCATTATTAGCATATGCTGACGGAGAAAAAAGATACATTTTAACTCCAAAAGGACTTAAAGTGGGACAAACAGTTATTTCAGGTACTGATGTTGATATCTTAGTAGGTAACACATTACCTCTATCATCAATTCCGGAAGGTACCTTAATCCACAATATCGAGATGCAACCAGGAGGGGGCGGTATTATCGCTCGTTCAGCTGGTACCAGTGCACAAATCTTAGGTAAAGACGACGACGGAAAATACGTTGTTCTACGTCTAAAATCAGGCGAAACACGTCGTATTCTTGCTCGTTGTCGCGCAACAATTGGAGAAGTTGGAAACGAAGAACACCTACTAGTTGACTTAGGGAAAGCTGGTAGAAACCGTCACATGGGTGTGAGACCTACAGTTCGTGGTTCAGTTATGAACCCAGTAGATCACCCACACGGTGGTGGTGAAGGTAAACAACCTATCGGACGTAAGTCACCTCTTACACCTTGAGGTAAAAAAGCTCTTGGTGTTAAAACTAGAAAAACTAAGAAATCTTCAAACAAATTGATTCTAAGAAGAAGAAAGGATGCTAAATAA
- a CDS encoding Nif3-like dinuclear metal center hexameric protein, whose product MQLRKITQYLLNNYPLEAAEIWDPTGFSVKFNLSEKITGVVVAIDLTTAVLNKALETNSNLILVHHPFKFMPTWKDEFLAAPYKKSMLEIIKKHRINVLAFHTNYDNNALGTSHQIGFRLGFSDHIDYHETYPCVLNASLSINELTNKLSNYLKLNNFRTNVSDLDRKYQKVAILSGSGPATLAHELSTKGIELILVSDIKWNEWLLYKEHNIDILELSHLDEQVFVSDITEQLQQKFTTIKVTPIYIGEPYKNI is encoded by the coding sequence ATGCAATTAAGAAAGATTACTCAATATTTACTTAATAACTACCCATTAGAAGCAGCAGAAATTTGAGATCCAACGGGATTTAGTGTTAAATTTAATTTAAGTGAAAAAATAACAGGTGTTGTTGTCGCAATTGATTTAACAACTGCGGTTTTAAATAAAGCTTTAGAAACCAATTCAAATTTAATTTTAGTTCACCACCCATTTAAATTTATGCCAACGTGAAAAGATGAGTTTTTAGCGGCGCCTTATAAAAAGTCAATGTTAGAAATTATTAAAAAACATCGTATAAATGTCTTAGCGTTTCATACCAATTACGATAATAATGCATTAGGAACATCACATCAAATTGGTTTTAGATTGGGTTTTAGCGATCATATAGATTATCATGAGACTTATCCCTGCGTACTAAATGCAAGTTTATCTATTAATGAACTTACTAATAAATTAAGCAATTATTTGAAATTAAATAATTTTAGAACTAACGTTTCTGATTTAGATAGAAAATATCAAAAAGTCGCTATTTTATCTGGTTCAGGTCCAGCTACTCTAGCCCATGAATTAAGCACTAAAGGAATAGAATTAATATTAGTCAGTGATATTAAATGAAATGAATGATTGTTATATAAAGAACATAATATAGATATTTTAGAATTATCACATTTAGATGAACAAGTCTTTGTCAGTGATATTACAGAACAATTACAACAAAAATTTACAACCATAAAAGTAACGCCGATTTATATCGGAGAACCTTACAAAAATATTTAG
- a CDS encoding dUTP diphosphatase, translated as MDFTNIFKMQKTLDDAINSREDLGHVMPEEWEAKWLLAVLVEFAEFANEVQCFKYWKKHKNVNKEAALEEFADVLHFLGSYAYKLNVNPFIEPKIVSKFPTDQILEIFKIASDAKGKVNADIISELLSLSLGCAKLLDYTEEEIFKWYEVKNKKNFDRIKNHY; from the coding sequence ATGGATTTTACAAATATATTTAAAATGCAAAAAACACTTGATGACGCAATTAATTCTCGTGAAGATCTGGGACACGTCATGCCTGAAGAATGAGAAGCAAAATGATTGCTGGCGGTTTTAGTTGAATTTGCTGAATTTGCTAACGAAGTTCAATGTTTTAAATATTGAAAAAAACATAAAAACGTTAATAAGGAAGCCGCTCTAGAAGAATTTGCAGATGTGTTACATTTTCTAGGATCGTATGCATATAAATTAAATGTTAATCCTTTTATTGAACCTAAAATTGTTTCAAAATTTCCAACAGATCAAATCTTGGAAATATTCAAAATTGCCAGTGATGCCAAAGGCAAAGTAAACGCTGATATAATCAGTGAATTGCTAAGTCTATCTCTGGGCTGTGCGAAATTGCTTGATTATACTGAAGAAGAAATTTTCAAATGATATGAGGTCAAAAATAAGAAAAATTTTGATCGCATCAAAAACCATTATTAA
- the rplD gene encoding 50S ribosomal protein L4, whose protein sequence is MSVNKFYLSEKFGKDNVISFNLKKEGAARSKNFKTFKEALEQFQKDADKLEGESRVWFHRGGQFSGSTTSANVVNIIDAVASKNVKDEKAIEFINEEKLVDVSAAKEKAAKKAESAEPKAKAAKTTKAKTSKVTKVDEEAKFNFDNSKLPAEVFNLEKIYEQAIFDTIMSERASRRQGTHSVKSRAEVSGGGKKPWRQKGTGRARAGSTRSPIWVGGGRAFGPRTERNYNLKVNKKAKKAAFLSALTLLAQDNAVIVDDFKLANISTKEAVAKLDALKLTHVKHVLVVSSDETVYKSLGNVANVAVIKPASVTVEALIWADVLVLSNEGLTHFVEKGRK, encoded by the coding sequence ATGTCAGTTAACAAATTTTACTTATCTGAAAAATTCGGTAAAGACAATGTAATCTCATTCAACCTTAAAAAAGAAGGTGCAGCCAGATCTAAAAACTTCAAAACATTTAAAGAAGCTCTAGAACAATTCCAAAAAGACGCTGATAAACTTGAAGGAGAATCAAGAGTTTGATTCCATAGAGGTGGACAATTTTCTGGTTCAACAACCTCAGCAAATGTTGTTAACATTATTGATGCTGTCGCAAGCAAAAATGTTAAAGACGAAAAAGCAATTGAATTCATCAATGAAGAAAAACTAGTTGATGTTTCAGCAGCTAAAGAAAAAGCAGCTAAAAAAGCTGAATCAGCAGAACCAAAAGCTAAAGCAGCGAAAACAACTAAAGCTAAAACTTCTAAAGTGACTAAAGTTGACGAAGAAGCAAAATTTAATTTTGACAATTCAAAATTACCTGCTGAAGTATTCAATTTAGAAAAAATTTATGAACAAGCAATTTTTGACACAATTATGTCAGAAAGAGCTTCAAGAAGACAAGGTACCCACTCAGTTAAATCACGTGCTGAAGTTAGCGGTGGTGGTAAAAAACCTTGAAGACAAAAAGGTACAGGCCGTGCTCGTGCTGGTTCGACAAGATCACCAATATGAGTAGGTGGTGGACGTGCTTTTGGTCCTAGAACTGAAAGAAATTACAATCTAAAAGTTAATAAGAAAGCTAAAAAAGCTGCCTTCCTAAGTGCTTTAACATTATTAGCACAAGACAATGCAGTTATTGTTGATGATTTTAAATTAGCAAACATTTCAACTAAAGAAGCAGTTGCTAAATTAGACGCATTAAAACTAACACACGTAAAACACGTTTTAGTTGTATCAAGTGACGAAACAGTTTACAAATCATTAGGCAATGTTGCCAATGTTGCGGTTATTAAACCTGCATCAGTTACTGTTGAAGCATTAATTTGAGCTGACGTATTAGTACTATCAAACGAAGGTCTAACTCATTTCGTAGAAAAAGGGAGAAAATAA
- the rpsS gene encoding 30S ribosomal protein S19, which translates to MARSLKKGPFADDHLLKKVDAIVEGGAAKKPIKTWSRRSTIFPSFVGLTFQVHNGKNFIDVYVTDDMVGHKLGEFAPTRTYNGHGADKGKK; encoded by the coding sequence ATGGCTCGTAGTCTTAAAAAAGGCCCATTCGCCGATGATCACTTACTAAAAAAAGTTGATGCAATCGTTGAAGGTGGCGCAGCTAAAAAACCAATCAAAACTTGATCAAGACGTTCAACAATCTTCCCAAGCTTTGTTGGTCTAACATTCCAAGTTCACAATGGTAAAAACTTTATTGATGTATATGTAACTGATGACATGGTAGGACACAAACTTGGAGAATTTGCTCCAACAAGAACTTACAATGGTCACGGTGCTGATAAAGGTAAAAAATAG
- a CDS encoding RNA polymerase sigma factor yields the protein MATMNKELEAVIKLVQKHAKKQNREKLSQADIFEYLDQIKVEIPDDQMDEMLENLHEMNLISDEVDEGDDLEVGESDITDEMEDITDEEVEEIVNEEDTFKKRTLVEEEDFEHDNELDGTIDIGEFDDEYTQEFTYDDDYEYSDDSSYAEEEEEEIIEKKNRKNAKKDARKKSKDITDDDLEIETFEDEEIDLSKEEDNISAHDLRNKLTETNDIVKWYMRWIGKYGKLLNKEEEEALAHEMEKGGFKGKRARDKLIKRNLRLVINNAKKYKNRGLSFIDLISEGNSGIVKAVQKYNVSKGFKFSTYATWWIRQAITRAVADQARTIRVPVHMVETINKITKIERELHQENGTEPTDEEIAEKFGNGYTAEKVRYIRKINIDPISLDKQIGKENDSAFSDFVKDESVVSPTDFASQEELVDVLNEILTDTLDRDEYVLICKRYGVGVDENGEKYQITPLEELAKERGVSKERIRQIENKILRKLKNSTRKGRHLKDFFK from the coding sequence ATGGCGACAATGAATAAAGAACTGGAAGCAGTAATTAAATTAGTGCAAAAGCACGCCAAAAAACAAAATCGTGAAAAGCTATCTCAAGCTGATATTTTCGAATATTTAGACCAAATCAAAGTAGAGATACCTGATGATCAAATGGACGAAATGTTGGAAAATCTTCATGAAATGAATCTAATTTCAGATGAAGTCGATGAGGGAGATGACTTAGAAGTTGGAGAATCGGACATTACTGATGAAATGGAAGATATCACCGATGAAGAAGTAGAAGAAATAGTCAATGAAGAAGACACATTTAAAAAGCGTACATTAGTTGAAGAAGAAGATTTTGAACATGATAATGAGCTTGACGGAACAATAGATATCGGCGAATTCGACGATGAATATACTCAAGAATTCACTTACGATGACGATTATGAATACTCTGATGATTCTAGCTATGCCGAAGAGGAAGAAGAAGAAATAATCGAAAAGAAAAACCGTAAAAATGCTAAAAAAGACGCCAGAAAAAAATCTAAAGACATAACTGATGATGATTTAGAAATTGAAACTTTCGAAGATGAAGAAATTGACTTATCTAAAGAAGAAGATAATATTTCTGCTCATGATTTGCGTAATAAACTAACCGAAACAAACGATATTGTTAAATGATACATGCGTTGAATTGGTAAATACGGGAAATTGTTAAACAAAGAGGAAGAGGAAGCTCTTGCTCACGAAATGGAAAAAGGCGGATTTAAAGGAAAACGCGCGCGTGACAAACTGATTAAGCGTAATTTACGTCTTGTTATCAATAATGCCAAAAAATACAAAAACCGTGGATTAAGCTTTATTGACCTTATTTCTGAAGGTAACTCTGGAATTGTTAAAGCTGTGCAAAAATATAATGTTTCAAAAGGATTCAAGTTTTCAACATATGCAACTTGATGAATTCGTCAAGCCATTACACGAGCTGTTGCAGACCAAGCACGTACCATTCGTGTTCCAGTTCACATGGTTGAAACAATTAATAAAATAACTAAAATTGAACGTGAACTACACCAAGAAAATGGAACAGAACCAACCGATGAAGAGATAGCAGAAAAATTCGGTAATGGATATACAGCCGAAAAGGTTAGATATATTCGTAAAATAAACATCGACCCTATTTCATTGGATAAACAAATCGGAAAAGAAAACGACTCTGCATTTTCAGATTTTGTTAAAGATGAAAGTGTTGTTAGTCCTACAGATTTTGCATCACAGGAAGAATTGGTGGATGTTTTAAATGAAATTTTAACTGATACCCTTGACCGTGACGAATACGTTTTAATTTGTAAACGTTATGGTGTTGGAGTTGATGAAAATGGCGAGAAATACCAAATAACACCTCTAGAAGAATTAGCAAAAGAACGCGGCGTTTCTAAAGAACGTATCCGCCAAATTGAAAATAAAATTTTACGTAAACTAAAGAATTCAACACGTAAAGGCAGACATTTGAAAGACTTCTTTAAATAA
- the rpmC gene encoding 50S ribosomal protein L29 has product MLYKDIKSKSVDELQKLINDLKAELLTLRFKNATGQLDQSHKINAVKKDIAKCLTAIEQIKGDK; this is encoded by the coding sequence ATGCTTTATAAAGATATCAAATCAAAATCAGTTGATGAATTACAAAAACTTATTAACGACCTTAAAGCGGAATTATTAACTTTACGTTTCAAAAACGCTACCGGACAATTAGACCAAAGTCACAAAATTAACGCTGTTAAAAAAGACATCGCAAAATGTTTAACTGCAATTGAACAAATTAAAGGAGACAAATAA
- the recA gene encoding recombinase RecA yields the protein MKDTNKTNEAVQKAINEITKKFGDEAITFFDNEVINTPIKTIPTGSYLLNEALGIGGYPQGRIIEIFGPESGGKTTLCLHAIAEVQKMGGVAAFIDAEHSIDPSYAKNLGIDFSKVILSQPDSGEQAMQIVDYLAKSGAIDLIIVDSVAALVPEAELNGEMGEQQIGAHARLMSKALRKITATLNKTNTTIIFVNQIREKIGVMFGNPETTTGGRALKFYASIRLEVRRISSIIDGKDIIGNDIRIKVVKNKLAPPFKSLQTEIVFGQGIDYLGELIELASIKGIISKKGSWYSYKDENLCQGKKALKELLKLNKELKEEIENLCI from the coding sequence ATGAAAGACACAAACAAAACGAATGAAGCTGTTCAAAAAGCAATTAATGAAATAACTAAAAAATTTGGCGATGAAGCAATAACTTTTTTTGATAACGAAGTAATAAATACACCTATAAAAACCATTCCAACTGGCTCTTATTTATTAAATGAAGCGCTTGGTATAGGAGGCTATCCACAGGGAAGAATAATTGAAATATTTGGGCCAGAAAGCGGAGGCAAAACAACTCTATGTTTACACGCTATTGCGGAAGTGCAAAAAATGGGCGGTGTTGCAGCATTCATTGATGCTGAACATTCAATTGATCCAAGTTATGCAAAAAATCTAGGCATTGATTTCTCTAAAGTCATTTTATCTCAGCCAGATAGCGGCGAACAAGCAATGCAAATAGTGGACTATTTAGCCAAAAGTGGAGCTATTGACTTAATTATTGTTGACTCTGTAGCTGCGTTGGTTCCTGAGGCTGAATTAAATGGTGAAATGGGTGAACAACAAATTGGGGCGCATGCAAGATTAATGTCTAAAGCCTTAAGAAAAATTACTGCAACATTAAATAAAACAAATACAACGATTATTTTTGTTAATCAAATTAGAGAAAAAATCGGGGTAATGTTTGGCAATCCTGAGACAACAACAGGTGGAAGAGCATTAAAATTTTATGCTTCAATCAGGTTAGAAGTTCGAAGAATTTCATCTATTATTGACGGAAAAGATATAATCGGTAACGATATAAGAATCAAAGTAGTTAAAAATAAATTAGCGCCTCCTTTTAAATCTTTACAGACTGAAATAGTATTTGGTCAAGGAATTGATTATCTTGGTGAATTAATTGAGCTAGCATCAATAAAAGGAATCATATCCAAAAAAGGATCTTGATATTCATACAAAGATGAAAATTTATGTCAAGGAAAAAAAGCATTAAAAGAATTGTTGAAACTAAATAAAGAACTTAAAGAAGAAATTGAAAATTTATGTATATAA
- the rplP gene encoding 50S ribosomal protein L16: MLQPKRTKYRKPFVLRHDKRKAHKGNKVSFGEFGLQAVTSAWVDARQIESARIAITRRMGREGQVFIRIFPHFQKTSKPIGVRMGSGKGSPDKWYTPVKVNTMMFEVSGVKEEIARDALRLGGHKLPVKWKIITKDESQGGQQ; encoded by the coding sequence ATGCTTCAACCAAAAAGAACCAAATATCGTAAACCTTTCGTTTTGCGTCACGATAAACGTAAAGCTCACAAAGGTAACAAAGTTTCATTTGGTGAATTCGGTTTACAAGCCGTAACATCTGCATGAGTAGATGCTCGTCAAATTGAATCTGCCCGTATTGCGATTACTCGTCGTATGGGTCGTGAAGGACAAGTTTTTATTAGAATTTTCCCTCACTTCCAAAAAACATCTAAACCAATTGGTGTTCGTATGGGGTCAGGTAAAGGGTCTCCAGACAAATGATATACACCAGTTAAGGTTAATACAATGATGTTTGAAGTTTCAGGTGTTAAAGAAGAAATTGCTCGTGACGCCCTACGTTTAGGTGGACACAAATTGCCTGTTAAATGAAAAATTATTACTAAAGATGAATCACAAGGAGGTCAACAATAA
- a CDS encoding TIGR00282 family metallophosphoesterase: protein MPNKKINLLFIGDIFGQPGIDMVTKHINNIKEKYKIDAVVAQCENVTKRKGFIKSDYEQLKRCGVDVCTLGNHVWAQEGIFEIINNDDVVRPLNIPNSYAGHGTTIIKLKNGSTLRVTSLMGITFNKLLNPWKHEFADNFFDAIDNVIQYGEKTDFHFIDFHGETTSEKAVLGLYLDGKVDALCGTHTHVQTNDARVLEKGTCFITDAGMVGPYNCAIGANFDEVYQHMRYGAFSKFQVSKNCCQFNAVVMELNTVNKSDNKIQTITILPESNS from the coding sequence ATGCCAAATAAAAAAATAAATTTATTGTTCATTGGAGATATATTCGGACAACCCGGTATCGATATGGTGACAAAACATATAAATAACATCAAAGAAAAATACAAAATAGATGCTGTTGTTGCTCAGTGTGAAAACGTAACAAAACGTAAAGGGTTTATCAAAAGTGATTATGAACAATTAAAACGCTGTGGCGTAGATGTTTGCACGCTTGGGAATCATGTCTGGGCTCAAGAAGGTATTTTCGAAATTATTAATAATGATGATGTTGTTAGACCATTAAATATTCCAAACTCATATGCGGGTCACGGAACAACAATAATTAAATTGAAAAATGGTTCGACATTAAGAGTAACATCTTTAATGGGTATAACATTTAACAAATTATTAAATCCTTGAAAACATGAATTTGCTGACAATTTTTTTGATGCAATAGATAACGTTATTCAATATGGTGAAAAAACTGATTTTCATTTTATCGATTTTCACGGAGAAACAACAAGTGAAAAAGCGGTATTGGGGCTCTATTTGGATGGTAAAGTAGATGCGCTGTGTGGAACACATACTCATGTCCAAACAAACGATGCCAGAGTTTTAGAAAAAGGAACTTGTTTTATAACTGATGCTGGTATGGTAGGGCCTTATAATTGCGCCATTGGAGCCAATTTTGACGAAGTGTATCAACATATGCGCTATGGTGCATTCAGTAAATTTCAAGTTTCAAAAAACTGTTGTCAATTCAACGCAGTTGTTATGGAACTAAACACTGTAAATAAATCAGATAATAAGATTCAAACTATCACTATATTACCCGAAAGCAATAGCTAA
- the rpsJ gene encoding 30S ribosomal protein S10: MSKINIKLKAFEHEQLDFAAKKIVEIAQKNNVKFSGPVAVPTRRHVVTILRSVHINKKSREQFEARVHQRLVTLIDADAKTLDQIRRFEFPAGVQISEITQK, encoded by the coding sequence ATGAGCAAAATTAATATCAAGCTAAAAGCCTTCGAACATGAACAATTAGATTTTGCTGCGAAAAAAATCGTTGAAATCGCACAAAAAAATAATGTTAAGTTCTCAGGACCTGTAGCCGTGCCAACAAGAAGACACGTTGTTACAATACTTAGATCAGTTCACATTAACAAAAAATCTCGTGAACAATTCGAAGCAAGAGTACACCAAAGACTTGTTACTCTAATCGATGCTGATGCAAAAACACTAGACCAAATTCGTAGATTCGAATTTCCGGCTGGTGTTCAAATTAGCGAAATTACACAAAAATAA